In one Candidatus Nealsonbacteria bacterium genomic region, the following are encoded:
- a CDS encoding HD domain-containing protein — MDIPKEVKFVIEKLKNKKFEAYIVGGCVRDFLRNVEPEDWDITTNAKPKEIQQIFPKSFYKNKFLTVTVQTESKNPKLKEIEITTFRLETRYTDKRHPSEVKFAKTVKEDLARRDFTVNAIAIEVPRSKVKVQSSELKIVDPFNGQKDLENKIIRAVGNPEKRFSEDALRMLRGVRFAVKLGKNWKIEEKTAKAIKKNSIWLQAISKERIRDEFMKIIMAERAAEGIELLRKLDLLKYIIPEIEEGYGIAQNKHHIYNCYEHFVRSLDYAAKRSFNKYVRLAALFHDIGKPRTKRGEGPDATFYGHEIVGARMTIQILNRLKFPKKEIEKIAKLVRYHLFYYNPGEVGESSVRRLVRQVGPENMEELLQVRMADRIGSGVPKAEPYKLRHLRYIIEKVSQDPISSKMLKVNGNDIMRILDIKPGPKIGQILGVLLSYVLEDPEKNKKEFLEKEIKKLGNLSEKELSSLAQKARKEIKEIETKRDQMTKKKYWVT; from the coding sequence ATGGATATCCCAAAAGAAGTAAAATTTGTTATTGAAAAATTAAAAAACAAAAAGTTTGAAGCTTATATTGTTGGGGGATGTGTTCGTGATTTTTTGCGAAATGTAGAACCTGAAGACTGGGACATTACAACAAATGCCAAACCAAAAGAAATTCAGCAAATATTTCCAAAAAGTTTTTATAAAAACAAGTTTTTGACGGTGACCGTTCAAACTGAAAGTAAAAACCCTAAATTAAAAGAAATTGAGATTACCACCTTTCGTTTGGAAACAAGATACACTGACAAACGTCATCCAAGCGAAGTTAAGTTTGCCAAAACCGTCAAAGAAGATTTAGCCAGAAGAGATTTTACAGTCAATGCAATAGCAATAGAAGTTCCACGTTCGAAGGTCAAAGTTCAAAGTTCGGAATTAAAGATTGTTGACCCTTTTAATGGACAAAAAGATTTAGAAAACAAAATTATTCGGGCTGTGGGAAATCCAGAAAAAAGATTTTCAGAAGATGCCTTAAGAATGCTTAGAGGAGTAAGATTCGCTGTAAAATTAGGAAAAAATTGGAAGATTGAAGAAAAAACAGCCAAAGCCATTAAAAAGAACTCAATCTGGCTGCAGGCTATTTCTAAAGAAAGAATTAGAGATGAATTTATGAAAATTATTATGGCGGAAAGAGCAGCAGAAGGGATTGAACTCTTAAGAAAATTAGATTTGTTAAAATATATTATCCCTGAAATAGAAGAAGGTTATGGTATCGCTCAAAATAAACATCATATTTATAACTGCTATGAACATTTTGTGCGCTCTTTAGATTATGCGGCTAAAAGAAGTTTTAATAAATATGTAAGATTAGCAGCTTTATTTCATGATATTGGGAAACCGAGAACAAAAAGAGGTGAAGGACCAGATGCTACTTTTTACGGCCATGAAATAGTTGGGGCAAGAATGACTATTCAGATTTTAAACCGATTAAAATTTCCTAAAAAAGAAATTGAAAAAATCGCCAAACTCGTTAGATATCACCTTTTTTACTATAATCCAGGAGAAGTCGGTGAAAGTTCTGTCAGAAGACTGGTACGTCAGGTAGGACCTGAGAATATGGAAGAATTACTGCAGGTAAGAATGGCAGATAGAATTGGCTCAGGAGTTCCAAAAGCTGAGCCTTATAAACTCCGCCATTTACGATATATAATTGAAAAGGTATCTCAAGACCCTATCTCAAGCAAAATGTTAAAAGTCAATGGAAATGATATAATGAGAATCTTAGATATAAAACCAGGACCAAAAATAGGACAAATTTTAGGTGTACTGCTTAGTTATGTTTTAGAAGACCCTGAAAAAAATAAAAAAGAGTTTTTAGAAAAAGAAATTAAAAAATTAGGAAATTTAAGCGAAAAGGAGTTAAGCTCCTTAGCCCAAAAAGCAAGAAAAGAAATAAAGGAAATAGAAACAAAAAGAGACCAGATGACAAAAAAGAAATATTGGGTGACCTGA
- a CDS encoding helix-turn-helix transcriptional regulator — protein sequence MSRELSPIAKNIKRLRKKLGLSQDKLSKLANVSHNTIIKIESGGIQSPTIKTAQKIARALGVSVDYLIKEK from the coding sequence ATGTCAAGAGAACTTTCCCCTATTGCCAAAAATATAAAAAGGCTTAGAAAAAAACTCGGACTATCCCAAGATAAACTTTCGAAATTGGCTAATGTTTCTCACAATACAATTATTAAAATTGAATCAGGAGGAATTCAGAGTCCGACAATTAAAACAGCTCAAAAGATTGCCAGAGCTTTAGGCGTTTCTGTTGATTATTTAATTAAGGAAAAATAA
- a CDS encoding HAD family hydrolase, with protein sequence MKPKLINSKNQGSLSGIKVLIFDFWKTLAYSPKKDPKEFYSSLPGFGIEITGKEDIKRFSSSFSKLMCFSKDWEDFSQQLLQEFSKKQGEENITELANFLRENIAYKIYDDVKEVLDLPYAKAILTDSARFLVENSELKDLGRIFTPAETKALKPDSRVFLTVINEFKIKAEEAVMVGDDIERDLVPAKNLGIKPVLIDRENKFQDYQGIRINSFKELKKLLEND encoded by the coding sequence GTGAAACCAAAATTAATAAATTCGAAGAATCAAGGTTCTTTATCAGGGATAAAGGTTCTTATCTTTGATTTCTGGAAAACATTGGCTTATTCGCCAAAAAAGGATCCGAAAGAATTCTATTCTTCGCTCCCAGGCTTTGGTATTGAAATTACAGGAAAAGAAGATATAAAACGTTTTTCCTCTTCATTCTCTAAGTTAATGTGTTTTTCTAAGGATTGGGAAGATTTTAGCCAACAGCTCTTACAAGAATTCAGTAAAAAACAAGGTGAAGAAAACATAACTGAACTTGCCAATTTTTTAAGAGAAAATATAGCTTACAAAATATATGATGATGTAAAAGAAGTTTTAGATTTACCTTACGCAAAAGCTATTTTAACTGATAGCGCCAGATTCCTTGTTGAAAACTCAGAATTGAAAGATTTAGGGAGAATTTTTACTCCAGCCGAAACAAAGGCCTTAAAGCCAGACTCAAGGGTTTTTTTAACAGTCATAAATGAGTTCAAAATAAAAGCAGAAGAGGCAGTAATGGTTGGTGACGACATAGAAAGGGATTTAGTTCCGGCTAAAAACTTAGGAATAAAACCTGTATTAATTGATAGAGAAAATAAATTTCAAGATTATCAAGGAATCAGAATTAATTCATTTAAAGAATTAAAAAAGCTTTTAGAAAATGATTAA
- a CDS encoding YraN family protein has protein sequence MNTKELGNLGEKIAQDYLKDKGYKILDKNYCFRMQGSPQKGEIDIIAKKDGVISFIEVKTLQNKGLSRIFSPEDKVNFLKRKRLRKTAEYWLTKNKIPLDSKWQINIIAITINLLEKEAKIRYFKT, from the coding sequence ATGAATACTAAAGAACTTGGAAATTTAGGTGAAAAAATAGCCCAAGATTATTTAAAAGACAAGGGATATAAAATCCTGGATAAAAATTATTGTTTTAGAATGCAGGGCAGTCCTCAAAAAGGGGAAATAGATATTATAGCTAAAAAAGATGGTGTCATTTCTTTTATTGAAGTAAAAACATTACAAAACAAAGGGTTATCAAGAATATTCTCTCCGGAAGACAAAGTAAATTTCCTTAAGAGAAAAAGATTAAGAAAAACTGCTGAATATTGGTTAACTAAGAACAAAATTCCATTAGATTCTAAATGGCAAATAAATATTATTGCAATAACAATAAATTTACTTGAAAAAGAAGCAAAAATTAGGTATTTTAAAACTTAA
- a CDS encoding DegV family protein, whose protein sequence is MKKIRTFSSRRTLIYPQSKIGLVIGKGADLPKEIIEKHQIEIISYKADWPEVEGLPGENIFQKMREAEKKEIKTFVKTSQPSPKVFLDAYKKQLEKFENVFCITLTSKLSGTYNSAIQAKNFLKPQNQERVFVVDSLNVSGGQALLAFRLFDLINEGEKTMKEIKKELEELRSKINCRVIFKDPKWVEAAGRMSPTIANWVRRMEKVGIRPLIGIKDGLLKPVGIKTGAKDIVIALFKEIKEKTRKLRNQNKKIRVIITHGDDVKAAQRLKDMIEKELEGGEVLFINILNDIIGTLAGPDALILSWIEG, encoded by the coding sequence ATGAAAAAGATAAGAACCTTCTCTTCGAGAAGAACCTTGATTTACCCTCAAAGTAAAATAGGTTTAGTTATCGGCAAAGGCGCTGATTTACCTAAAGAAATAATTGAAAAACATCAAATAGAGATTATTTCTTACAAAGCAGACTGGCCTGAAGTCGAGGGTCTTCCAGGTGAAAATATTTTCCAAAAAATGAGAGAGGCTGAAAAAAAAGAAATCAAAACTTTTGTCAAAACATCCCAGCCCTCACCAAAGGTTTTTTTAGACGCATACAAAAAACAATTAGAAAAATTTGAAAATGTTTTTTGTATTACTCTAACCTCAAAACTCTCCGGAACCTATAATTCTGCTATTCAAGCAAAGAATTTTTTAAAACCACAGAACCAAGAAAGAGTTTTTGTTGTAGATTCCCTAAATGTCAGTGGCGGACAAGCACTTTTAGCTTTTAGATTGTTTGATTTAATAAATGAAGGAGAAAAAACAATGAAAGAAATTAAAAAAGAATTGGAAGAATTACGTTCAAAAATTAATTGCCGGGTAATATTCAAAGACCCAAAATGGGTGGAAGCTGCAGGAAGAATGTCCCCTACGATAGCTAACTGGGTGAGAAGAATGGAAAAGGTTGGAATCCGTCCCTTAATTGGAATTAAAGATGGTCTCTTAAAGCCAGTAGGAATAAAAACTGGAGCAAAAGATATTGTTATTGCTCTCTTTAAAGAGATAAAAGAAAAAACCAGAAAATTAAGGAATCAAAATAAAAAAATCAGGGTAATTATTACCCATGGAGATGATGTAAAAGCAGCCCAGAGATTAAAAGATATGATTGAAAAAGAATTAGAAGGAGGTGAGGTCTTGTTTATAAATATACTCAATGATATTATTGGAACTTTAGCCGGACCTGATGCTTTAATCCTCTCCTGGATTGAGGGCTAA
- a CDS encoding CDP-alcohol phosphatidyltransferase family protein, translated as MLEQKRGKFKKIEVKTGEIFSKFGLNPNHYTLLSIFFAVISFYFLIKIKLILALAFFFFAVSLDFVDGAVARITKRATKKGAYIDTICDRYVEGIILLGFLFLPLSYIFLPSKIWVFLAFFGSLMTTYSKAAAKEKELVVRELKKGFFGRAERVILIFLAIALGIFRFSLIIYPIIILAILSNLTAVQRIYLALNPGED; from the coding sequence ATGTTAGAGCAAAAAAGAGGAAAATTTAAAAAGATTGAGGTTAAAACAGGAGAAATTTTTTCTAAATTTGGTTTAAACCCTAATCACTATACTTTACTGTCTATTTTCTTTGCTGTCATTTCTTTTTATTTTTTAATTAAGATAAAGCTGATTTTAGCTTTAGCTTTTTTCTTCTTTGCTGTTTCTTTGGATTTTGTTGATGGAGCTGTAGCCAGAATAACAAAAAGGGCCACAAAAAAAGGAGCCTATATAGATACAATATGTGACCGTTATGTTGAGGGAATTATTTTATTGGGTTTTCTTTTTTTACCCTTGTCTTATATTTTTTTACCTTCTAAAATTTGGGTTTTCCTTGCTTTCTTTGGTTCTTTAATGACTACCTATTCAAAGGCAGCGGCTAAAGAAAAAGAACTGGTAGTAAGAGAACTCAAAAAAGGTTTTTTTGGCAGGGCGGAAAGAGTAATTTTAATTTTCTTGGCAATTGCTTTGGGAATTTTTAGATTTTCTTTGATAATCTATCCGATAATAATTTTGGCTATTCTTTCCAACCTTACAGCTGTCCAAAGGATATATTTAGCCCTCAATCCAGGAGAGGATTAA
- a CDS encoding PHP domain-containing protein, translating to MKCDLHVHTCYSYDSTSLPKQIVDAAIQKGIDCLAITDHEEIKGAFETIRYALNKSVLIIPGIEVKSREGDILGLNIEKTIPKGLSAKETIMRIKEQGGMAIIAHPFAMFYPFKGNLKDFLSDIDGIEVLNASMFTWENKKALNFVKKYNLCFTAGSDAHSPDIIGSAYLEIPGENLSIEQVLEAIKNKKGKPWGKEVNFFKRTIAYAKRSIAKLNYYVRAKKRKI from the coding sequence ATGAAATGTGATTTACATGTTCATACTTGTTATTCTTATGATAGCACTTCTTTGCCCAAACAAATAGTTGATGCTGCAATTCAAAAAGGTATTGATTGTTTAGCTATTACCGACCATGAGGAAATAAAGGGAGCATTTGAAACTATAAGGTATGCTTTGAATAAATCAGTTTTAATTATACCGGGAATTGAAGTGAAAAGCAGAGAAGGGGATATTTTAGGATTGAATATCGAAAAGACAATTCCAAAGGGGTTATCAGCAAAAGAAACTATAATGAGAATTAAAGAACAGGGAGGTATGGCAATTATCGCTCATCCCTTTGCTATGTTTTACCCTTTTAAAGGAAACCTAAAAGATTTTTTGAGCGATATTGATGGAATAGAAGTATTAAATGCTTCTATGTTCACCTGGGAAAATAAAAAAGCTTTGAATTTTGTCAAAAAGTACAACCTTTGTTTTACCGCAGGCTCTGATGCTCACTCCCCGGACATTATCGGTTCAGCTTATTTAGAAATTCCAGGAGAAAATCTTTCTATTGAACAAGTTTTAGAAGCAATAAAGAACAAAAAAGGAAAGCCTTGGGGCAAAGAAGTGAATTTTTTTAAAAGGACAATTGCTTATGCCAAAAGAAGTATTGCTAAATTAAATTATTATGTTAGAGCAAAAAAGAGGAAAATTTAA
- a CDS encoding CDP-archaeol synthase, producing the protein MNFQFIISCFYFFLPAYLTNMTPPLAKKTGVFKFLDKPVDFNKKFKGEPILGSHKTWRGVILGIIIGLLIVYFQSLLYQFPLIQKISFFDYKKENILLLGFLISGGAVFGDLLFAFLKRRLRLKPGAKFLPFDQTNYVIGAAIFISLTPFFEIDILVWLTLFILTFFLHIIFNRLGYLLKFHQAKW; encoded by the coding sequence ATGAATTTTCAATTTATTATTTCTTGTTTCTATTTCTTTCTTCCGGCTTATCTTACCAATATGACTCCTCCTTTAGCTAAAAAAACGGGAGTCTTTAAATTTTTAGACAAGCCGGTTGATTTTAACAAAAAATTTAAAGGAGAGCCTATTTTAGGCTCTCATAAAACCTGGCGAGGAGTTATTTTAGGAATAATTATAGGGCTCTTAATAGTTTATTTTCAGTCATTGCTTTATCAATTTCCATTAATACAAAAAATCAGTTTTTTTGATTATAAAAAAGAGAATATTTTACTGCTTGGGTTTTTAATTTCAGGAGGAGCAGTTTTTGGCGATTTGCTTTTTGCTTTTTTAAAGAGAAGATTAAGGTTAAAACCAGGAGCCAAATTTTTACCCTTTGACCAAACCAATTATGTTATAGGAGCCGCCATTTTTATTTCATTGACACCATTTTTTGAAATTGATATTCTGGTCTGGTTAACTCTTTTTATTCTAACTTTCTTTTTACATATAATATTTAATCGACTTGGCTACCTCTTGAAGTTCCATCAAGCAAAATGGTAA
- a CDS encoding DegV family EDD domain-containing protein: MQYLTQKELKEMMLLSYKRIEKEKEEINKINIFPVPDQDTGNNIAKTLLGIKEAIKGKEFKNLEDISEAILDGALINAQGNAGVIYTGFLAGFLPQLDKNPVDTKKLSLAFEKGAERARISIQNPQEGTILDVIDAAASAIKKEAEKESDIVSTFKKAIEKAGQALLATREKMEIFKKANVVDAGGLGFLIILESFLGALEKPSIVLAAEDREEIPSKKIKRFIQVLANRYEVVSLIENSNFDEEEVQEKLKKLGNCLDIVKVKNKMKIHIHTDYPDEVKKVMGSLGQIQKLRVEDMAKEVVGEESVRKISIGIITDEIADLTPKIIERYQIEVIPCKVDWPESKRLKGKNIYQKMRNVEKQKIKNLPKTSQPSPKEFLEAYKRQLKNFEKVLCISPSSKLSGVYNLACQTREMLPEKQRKKVFVLDSYNGSCGQALLILKAIELIQSQTEIGEIMLELKKEISKIQLYAFLADPKWLEWGGRINRSQANWIRRLQKIGIKPLLGLKKGKIEKIGFRARTKESSEAIFREIKSKSKKIRKQNKKIRVIITHCDNSKETKKLKKKLKEIKAEVSFINLTSSVVGAHIGPGSLLAAWMTIE, encoded by the coding sequence ATGCAATACCTCACGCAAAAAGAATTAAAGGAAATGATGCTCCTCTCTTACAAAAGAATTGAAAAAGAAAAAGAAGAAATTAATAAAATCAACATCTTCCCAGTGCCTGACCAAGACACGGGAAACAACATAGCAAAAACTTTATTGGGAATAAAAGAAGCTATTAAAGGAAAAGAATTTAAAAATTTAGAGGATATCTCAGAAGCTATTTTAGATGGAGCTTTAATTAATGCCCAGGGAAATGCCGGTGTAATATATACCGGCTTTTTGGCTGGGTTTTTACCCCAACTTGATAAAAATCCAGTTGATACTAAAAAATTAAGTTTAGCTTTTGAAAAGGGAGCAGAAAGAGCCAGAATAAGTATTCAAAACCCGCAGGAAGGTACAATCTTAGATGTAATTGATGCCGCAGCCTCAGCTATTAAAAAAGAGGCGGAAAAGGAATCAGATATTGTAAGCACTTTCAAGAAAGCAATAGAAAAAGCCGGTCAAGCTCTTCTAGCAACAAGAGAAAAAATGGAAATTTTTAAAAAAGCTAATGTGGTTGATGCCGGCGGTTTAGGTTTTTTAATTATTTTGGAAAGTTTTTTGGGAGCTTTGGAAAAGCCTTCCATAGTTTTAGCTGCAGAGGACAGGGAAGAAATACCTTCAAAAAAAATTAAAAGGTTTATTCAGGTTCTTGCTAACCGATATGAAGTTGTTTCTTTAATTGAGAATTCAAATTTTGACGAAGAGGAAGTTCAAGAAAAATTAAAAAAATTAGGGAACTGTCTGGATATCGTTAAAGTTAAAAATAAAATGAAAATCCACATTCATACTGACTATCCAGATGAAGTAAAGAAAGTTATGGGGAGTTTAGGCCAAATCCAAAAATTAAGGGTTGAAGATATGGCAAAGGAAGTAGTGGGAGAAGAATCTGTCAGAAAGATTTCCATCGGTATTATTACTGATGAAATAGCTGATTTAACCCCAAAAATTATTGAACGTTATCAAATTGAAGTTATACCTTGTAAAGTTGATTGGCCTGAATCCAAACGCCTCAAAGGTAAGAATATTTATCAAAAAATGAGGAATGTGGAAAAACAAAAAATTAAAAATTTACCAAAAACTTCTCAGCCTTCACCAAAAGAGTTTCTGGAAGCGTATAAAAGACAACTGAAAAATTTTGAAAAAGTTTTATGCATTTCCCCTTCTTCAAAACTTTCCGGTGTTTACAACTTAGCTTGTCAGACAAGAGAAATGTTACCAGAAAAACAAAGAAAAAAAGTTTTTGTTTTAGATTCTTATAATGGTAGTTGCGGCCAAGCACTTTTGATTTTAAAGGCAATTGAGTTAATTCAGAGCCAAACAGAAATAGGGGAAATTATGCTTGAATTAAAAAAGGAAATTTCAAAAATTCAATTATACGCATTTTTAGCTGATCCAAAGTGGTTAGAGTGGGGAGGAAGAATTAACCGCTCCCAGGCTAACTGGATAAGACGGCTTCAGAAAATAGGAATAAAGCCTTTGTTAGGATTAAAAAAAGGGAAGATAGAGAAAATTGGTTTTCGGGCTAGAACAAAAGAATCTTCTGAAGCAATTTTTCGGGAGATAAAATCAAAAAGTAAAAAAATAAGAAAACAAAATAAAAAAATCAGGGTAATAATAACTCACTGCGATAATTCAAAAGAAACTAAAAAATTAAAAAAGAAACTAAAAGAGATTAAAGCAGAAGTTTCCTTTATCAATTTAACGAGTTCAGTGGTTGGCGCTCATATAGGACCTGGGTCTTTACTTGCGGCCTGGATGACAATAGAATAA
- a CDS encoding thiolase family protein — translation MYIKGVGMTKFDYSQKPWWQMVFESAMEALKDSSMKISEIDAIVLSTVSSAAGGEHQTHKISLLSDLFKTHIPIIETPSVCAGGGVAIWTANRLNFNNILVVSGEKLVDNRSEITVDWILSAAERVIEQTEGLLFPVQNALVWQQYMKTYKATMDDLALIAFKNHQNAALNPKAYYYKRPVSLEKIKSSPLVTSPFRLMDCSLSVNGGAAVILSKEKTDIEIVGSGFATDYLLTFGREELHHFKATRIAVKQAFEQAKLTPKDIKIAEVHDAFTSVELFSYEDLGFAEIGKGAELIRSGKVNLDGELPINTSGGLKAKGHPISATGIAQIYEIVNQLRGKCGQRQVNPIPKIGLCHNIGGTGGSVTVHILRKNA, via the coding sequence ATGTATATTAAAGGCGTAGGAATGACAAAATTTGATTATTCTCAAAAGCCGTGGTGGCAAATGGTTTTTGAGTCTGCAATGGAAGCACTCAAGGATTCCTCAATGAAAATATCTGAAATTGATGCTATTGTTTTATCAACTGTTTCCAGCGCAGCTGGCGGAGAACACCAGACTCACAAAATATCTTTGCTTTCTGATTTATTTAAAACTCATATCCCCATTATTGAAACCCCATCTGTCTGTGCTGGAGGAGGGGTAGCTATATGGACGGCGAACCGCCTTAATTTTAATAATATTTTGGTAGTTAGCGGAGAAAAATTAGTAGATAATCGTAGTGAGATAACAGTGGACTGGATATTGTCTGCAGCAGAAAGAGTAATTGAACAAACAGAAGGATTACTTTTTCCAGTACAAAATGCTTTGGTCTGGCAGCAATATATGAAAACATACAAAGCGACAATGGATGATTTAGCTCTAATTGCCTTTAAGAATCATCAAAATGCTGCCTTGAACCCAAAGGCTTATTATTATAAACGTCCAGTTTCTCTGGAAAAAATCAAAAGTTCTCCCCTCGTCACTTCTCCTTTTCGGCTTATGGATTGTTCTTTATCAGTTAATGGGGGAGCTGCTGTAATTCTTTCAAAGGAAAAAACCGACATCGAAATTGTCGGCTCCGGGTTTGCTACAGATTATCTTTTAACTTTTGGGAGAGAAGAACTTCATCATTTTAAAGCGACGAGGATTGCAGTCAAACAGGCTTTTGAACAAGCAAAACTAACACCTAAAGATATTAAAATTGCTGAAGTTCATGACGCCTTTACCTCAGTGGAATTATTTTCTTATGAAGATTTGGGTTTTGCCGAAATTGGAAAGGGAGCAGAATTAATAAGGTCAGGTAAAGTAAATTTGGACGGAGAATTACCAATTAATACTTCGGGCGGCTTAAAAGCTAAAGGTCACCCTATTTCAGCCACAGGCATAGCTCAGATATATGAAATTGTCAATCAGCTACGAGGAAAATGCGGTCAAAGACAGGTAAACCCTATCCCTAAAATTGGTCTCTGCCACAATATTGGCGGAACAGGCGGCAGCGTTACGGTTCACATTCTCAGGAAGAATGCTTGA
- a CDS encoding GTP-dependent dephospho-CoA kinase family protein, protein MKTLYLPDELRPKLRKVWGIPIFGKKKEIAKKYKKLIKERKFKKIITIGDSCSLSLSSDIKIFDGKINRKKIKKSLPFSLNCSNPPGTIQEKVWMTIKKAIKENKNVFIDGEEDLLVIPAVLLSEKHSAVVYGFFDKGICLIEVSEKTKKTFKELLKKFKHSS, encoded by the coding sequence ATGAAAACACTTTATCTACCAGACGAACTTCGGCCTAAACTGAGAAAGGTTTGGGGAATACCGATTTTTGGAAAGAAAAAAGAAATTGCAAAAAAGTATAAAAAACTTATTAAAGAAAGGAAGTTTAAGAAAATAATTACCATTGGCGACTCTTGTTCTTTAAGTCTTTCTTCTGATATTAAAATCTTTGATGGGAAAATAAATAGAAAGAAGATTAAAAAATCTTTACCCTTTTCTTTAAATTGTTCAAATCCACCCGGTACAATTCAAGAGAAAGTTTGGATGACAATTAAAAAAGCAATAAAAGAAAATAAAAATGTATTTATAGATGGTGAAGAAGACCTTTTGGTAATACCGGCTGTTTTGCTTTCTGAAAAACACAGCGCCGTGGTCTATGGTTTTTTTGACAAGGGAATTTGCTTAATTGAAGTTTCTGAAAAGACGAAAAAGACTTTTAAAGAACTTTTAAAAAAGTTCAAGCATTCTTCCTGA
- a CDS encoding DUF362 domain-containing protein → MFYQCLKCKKVWQYPIKKCPECFSELEKIVSEKIKVIGVSKVNIPTILHPKVPYFVLLLEDEKGNRWTHKSIKEYKIGDNFVLESIRKKTAVAVWRVKYDILTAVEKAIDLIGEIKIKQNSKILVLPALLSPKHPYFSENTSPQFLEAIIEYLIQKGVKDKNIKIASQSFNDFPIEASAQKSQLLRVCRENKVTLLDLSKTNFVKKEKDGFLFEISEEVFNNDLIINLPILKIDPKIKVKGAAENVLKFLKKESYLSLKYLHPYQDLLRKIEEILPNYLTVAEGISIQKSTKYTALLGLVFVSFNPFNLDRVFAEIAMIKDLPEYLKSIKIEDVPITGRQIEELQYDVEKFY, encoded by the coding sequence ATGTTTTATCAATGTTTAAAATGTAAAAAAGTCTGGCAATATCCGATTAAAAAATGTCCAGAATGTTTTTCAGAATTAGAAAAAATTGTAAGTGAGAAAATTAAAGTAATTGGTGTTTCAAAAGTTAATATCCCTACCATCTTACACCCAAAAGTTCCTTATTTTGTCCTGCTCTTGGAAGATGAAAAGGGAAATCGCTGGACTCACAAATCAATAAAGGAATATAAAATCGGCGATAACTTTGTTTTAGAATCTATTCGAAAAAAAACAGCCGTAGCTGTCTGGCGGGTAAAATATGATATCTTAACAGCTGTTGAAAAAGCTATTGATTTGATAGGAGAGATAAAAATTAAGCAAAACTCCAAGATTTTAGTTTTACCTGCTCTTTTGTCTCCAAAACATCCCTATTTTTCTGAAAATACCAGCCCCCAATTTTTAGAAGCTATAATTGAATATTTAATCCAAAAAGGTGTTAAAGATAAAAACATTAAAATAGCTTCTCAAAGTTTTAATGATTTTCCGATTGAAGCTTCAGCCCAAAAATCTCAGCTGCTACGTGTCTGTAGGGAAAACAAGGTTACTCTTTTGGATTTATCTAAAACAAACTTTGTAAAAAAAGAAAAAGATGGATTTTTGTTTGAAATCTCAGAAGAAGTGTTTAATAACGATTTAATAATTAATCTACCAATATTAAAAATTGACCCTAAGATAAAAGTTAAAGGAGCTGCAGAAAATGTTTTAAAATTTCTTAAAAAAGAGTCGTATCTTTCTTTAAAGTATCTTCACCCATATCAAGATTTGTTAAGAAAAATAGAAGAGATTTTACCAAATTATCTAACTGTTGCAGAAGGAATCTCAATCCAAAAATCAACAAAGTATACCGCTCTCTTGGGTTTAGTTTTTGTCAGTTTTAATCCCTTTAATTTAGATAGGGTTTTTGCTGAAATTGCAATGATAAAAGATTTGCCAGAGTACCTCAAAAGTATTAAAATCGAAGATGTCCCGATTACGGGAAGACAGATTGAAGAATTGCAATATGATGTTGAAAAATTCTACTAA